A single Cucumis melo cultivar AY chromosome 4, USDA_Cmelo_AY_1.0, whole genome shotgun sequence DNA region contains:
- the LOC103495038 gene encoding COBRA-like protein 10 has product MRCLIPTPFLLIFVLLSNLQLCFSQDYIIGGGAGDGAGDSPPEAGAPPEQNECNGIFLTYTFFSREKEFPHVKNASAQAWAFRAQATLLNAGTTELEGWKMYIGFQHREILVSASGAVLVDGSDFPADVGKGVILAGYTQTDLKTAIETAGDYNQMQVTIDITGTQFGVKKNGIPMPKTIRLENEGFKCRQPRRRRNKSYMHVCCKKDPKFKEKPPKKTKFLPRQNGDLSLTYDVLQAYGNNYLAQVTIDNNHPLGRLDHWNLTWEWMRGEFISTMRGAYTHKIDSSDCIFGPQGQYYQDFDFSQVMNCEKHPIIADLPSDRANDSKVGKLPFCCKNGTILPSLMDQSKARSIFQLQVYKLPPDFNRTALYPPQKWKINGILNPNYKCGAPIRVEPTEFPDSSGLQAITTAIASWQVVCNITTPKPKQSKCCVSFSAYYNDSAIPCNTCACGCDEPQTCNPNSSPLLLPPEALLVPFDNRTIKAKAWAKIKHLPIPKKLPCPDNCGVSLNWHINSDYTSGWTARITLFNWEEYPFEDWFAAVQLDKAAKGYENVYSFNGTKLPPEMIKNTILFQGLEGLNYLMGETNGTDPKFDPRVPGKQQSVISFTKKNMRNLINIKEGDGFPSKVYFNGEECALPPHIPLGNGAAHSLHVGSEPLMLLFTVVAFFILFVDGFH; this is encoded by the exons ATGCGATGTTTGATTCCCACACCCTTTTTGCTAATTTTTGTGCTTCTCTCCAATCTCCAGCTCTGTTTTTCACAAGATTACATTATTGGTGGTGGTGCTGGTGATGGTGCTGGTGACTCTCCGCCCGAGGCAGGGGCGCCACCGGAGCAAAATGAATGTAATGGTATATTCTTAACGTACACATTCTTTTCAAGGGAAAAAGAATTTCCTCATGTGAAGAATGCTTCTGCTCAGGCTTGGGCGTTCAGAGCTCAGGCGACGTTGTTGAACGCCGGCACCACGGAGCTGGAGGGTTGGAAGATGTATATTGGGTTTCAACATAGAGAGATTTTAGTGTCGGCGAGTGGGGCAGTGTTGGTGGACGGTTCGGATTTTCCGGCGGATGTGGGGAAAGGGGTGATCTTGGCTGGGTACACACAAACGGACTTGAAAACGGCGATAGAAACGGCCGGAGATTATAACCAAATGCAGGTGACGATTGATATCACGGGAACACAATTCGGCGTGAAGAAGAATGGAATTCCGATGCCGAAAACGATTCGCCTTGAAAACGAAGGGTTTAAGTGTCGGCAGCCACGCCGTCGTCGCA ACAAAAGCTATATGCATGTTTGCTGCAAGAAAGACCCCAAATTCAAGGAAAAACCACCAAAGAAGACTAAGTTTTTGCCAAGACAAAACGGCGATCTCTCCCTCACCTATGACGTCCTCCAAGCTTACGGCAACAACTATCTCGCACAAGTCACCATTGACAACAACCACCCTCTCGGCCGCCTCGACCATTGGAACTTAACTTGGGAATGGATGAGAGGAGAATTCATTTCCACCATGAGAGGAGCTTATACCCACAAAATTGATTCCTCCGACTGCATCTTTGGCCCTCAAGGCCAATACTATCAAGATTTTGACTTCTCCCAAGTCATGAATTGTGAGAAACATCCCATCATTGCCGACCTTCCTTCCGATCGAGCCAACGATTCCAAGGTTGGGAAGTTACCCTTCTGCTGCAAGAATGGCACGATCTTACCGTCATTGATGGATCAAAGCAAAGCAAGGTCTATTTTTCAGCTCCAAGTCTATAAACTTCCTCCTGACTTCAATAGAACTGCCTTGTACCCTCCTCAGAAATGGAAGATTAATGGCATTCTTAACCCCAATTACAAATGTGGAGCTCCTATTAGAGTTGAACCAACAGAATTTCCTGACTCGTCTGGACTTCAAGCCATAACCACAGCCATTGCTAGTTGGCAAGTGGTTTGCAACATTACAACTCCAAAACCTAAACAATCAAAATGTTGTGTTTCTTTCTCTGCTTATTATAATGACTCTGCTATCCCTTGCAATACTTGTGCTTGTGGATGTGATGAACCTCAAACTTGCAACCCAAATTCTTCTCCATTGCTTCTTCCACCAGAAGCCCTTTTAGTTCCATTTGACAATAGAACTATAAAGGCAAAAGCTTGGGCCAAAATCAAACACTTACCAATCCCAAAGAAGCTCCCTTGTCCTGATAATTGTGGAGTTAGTTTAAATTGGCATATAAACTCAGATTATACCAGTGGTTGGACTGCTAGAATCACTCTTTTCAATTGGGAAGAATACCCTTTTGAGGATTGGTTTGCTGCTGTTCAATTGGATAAAGCTGCTAAAGGCTATGAGAATGTGTACTCTTTCAATGGGACTAAACTCCCACCAGAAATGATCAAGAACACCATCTTGTTTCAAGGATTGGAAGGTTTGAATTACCTGATGGGGGAGACGAATGGAACGGACCCAAAATTCGATCCGAGAGTACCGGGAAAGCAACAATCAGTGATTTCGTTCACTAAGAAGAATATGAGGAACCTGATCAATATAAAGGAAGGAGATGGATTCCCTTCAAAGGTATATTTCAATGGAGAAGAGTGTGCACTTCCTCCTCATATTCCTTTAGGAAATGGTGCTGCACATAGCCTTCATGTCGGCTCTGAACCTTTAATGCTGCTGTTTACGGTTGTGGCCTTTTTCATTCTCTTCGTTGATGGCTTTCATTGA